In the bacterium SCSIO 12741 genome, AAGAGGTGATTGAAAACCTTTGTAAGGTCATTGAAAGCCAGGCCGTGGATCCCCATTTTGAGTTTCAGCACGCTATTCAGGGAATTCCTATCCATGCAACCTGTTTTGCCCAGAATCTCAAGAAACTAAAAGGATGCACGCCACGAACCTATTTGGCCAAAATTAGGTTGCGTCATGCAGCAGCCCTGCTTCGCACTCAAAATCTGCCCATCAAGAATGTAGCCTGGCAAAGCGGTTTTCGCAGCTATTCCTACTTCTGGCAGGTATTTAAAGAAACCTTTGGATGCAGCCCAACAACCTACCGCAATCGCCGATCTAAGGCCCTAAAGCCAGAAGTGGTTCATTGGAAGCTTCCACTCAATGATCAAATGAAAAAATCGACCCTGGATTGGATTCAGCAGGATTCGATCATATCGGCCTTTTTTCAAACCTATTTAAGCGACACCAACAAAGTGTATCTGAGTTACCATGAATTGGCGGATCAATTGCGGTTGAGCCGGTCTCAATTGGGCAGAAAGCTCAAAAAGTGTTTTGGTGTTCCTCCTATGAAGTTGGTTTTTTACCTCAAACTACTGATCGCTATGGAGTCGCTTAACAATGAGTCTTTGTCCGTTACCGA is a window encoding:
- a CDS encoding helix-turn-helix domain-containing protein; the encoded protein is MLPTCSKTEQRAVTCCSRANEEVIENLCKVIESQAVDPHFEFQHAIQGIPIHATCFAQNLKKLKGCTPRTYLAKIRLRHAAALLRTQNLPIKNVAWQSGFRSYSYFWQVFKETFGCSPTTYRNRRSKALKPEVVHWKLPLNDQMKKSTLDWIQQDSIISAFFQTYLSDTNKVYLSYHELADQLRLSRSQLGRKLKKCFGVPPMKLVFYLKLLIAMESLNNESLSVTEVAYRAGFFDQAHLCRALRETLGLSPTEYRKNKPHQQSLKWLRESLNKNNPMN